In Halorubellus sp. JP-L1, one DNA window encodes the following:
- a CDS encoding inositol monophosphatase encodes MTEDARARADVALAAARAGSAVAESRFRTDIDVETKDGKTDVVTQADRDAQAAVVDAIRERFDADAIVGEEDDELKSVPEEGPAWVVDPIDGTNNYVHGMRFWATSVAAVVDGEPVAAATIAPALGDAYVVGPDGVRRDDTQISVAAETDPERLAAVPTIWWDFDRREEYAAACRAAVERFGDVRRFGCAQLALASVAEGAVGGTFTNVAANPWDTIAGVHLVREAGGRVTDLEGERWRHDSRGLVASNGAVHDAVLAAARETDAARDD; translated from the coding sequence ATGACCGAGGACGCTCGCGCCCGCGCCGATGTCGCGCTCGCCGCCGCTCGCGCCGGTAGCGCCGTGGCGGAGTCGCGGTTCCGGACGGACATCGACGTCGAGACGAAGGACGGGAAGACGGACGTGGTGACGCAGGCCGACCGCGACGCGCAGGCGGCGGTCGTCGACGCGATCCGCGAGCGGTTCGACGCGGACGCGATCGTCGGCGAGGAGGACGACGAACTGAAGTCGGTGCCCGAGGAGGGACCGGCGTGGGTCGTCGACCCGATCGACGGGACGAACAACTACGTGCACGGGATGCGGTTCTGGGCGACGAGCGTGGCAGCGGTCGTCGACGGCGAACCGGTCGCGGCGGCGACGATCGCGCCGGCCCTGGGCGACGCGTACGTCGTCGGTCCCGACGGCGTGCGTCGGGACGACACCCAGATATCGGTGGCGGCGGAGACGGACCCGGAGCGCCTCGCCGCGGTGCCGACGATCTGGTGGGACTTCGACCGCCGCGAGGAGTACGCGGCGGCGTGCCGGGCGGCCGTCGAGCGGTTCGGGGACGTCCGCCGGTTCGGGTGCGCGCAGCTCGCGCTCGCGTCAGTCGCAGAGGGTGCGGTCGGCGGGACGTTCACGAACGTCGCGGCGAACCCGTGGGATACCATCGCGGGCGTCCACCTCGTCCGGGAGGCCGGTGGGCGCGTCACGGACCTCGAGGGCGAGCGCTGGCGGCACGACTCTCGAGGGCTGGTCGCGTCCAACGGCGCCGTCCACGACGCGGTGCTGGCGGCCGCGCGCGAGACTGACGCCGCGCGCGACGACTGA
- the tbsP gene encoding transcriptional regulator TbsP — protein sequence MSSNLLDQQIDDILRTVLEDTTGDLVVVNPSADAIEEFVRVATSFDGDLPNVRMLADERTLKDVMDDFIVASNAADLIHQDALELRTIEESPENSLLVTEDEVVALVRAGNRVGGLSTDDEEFVTTAYDAYMTEWEDAEAFTLRTPPISRVRETLESDISPEAEEDFDNILASLETARGDGDGLDEVTISLLVAAKNEALLYDISKWGEDVGIASKATFSRTKTKLEDMGLIDTEKVPIDVGRPRLRLKIGDDRLRNADNGQLATVAQSILN from the coding sequence ATGAGTTCGAATTTACTGGACCAACAAATTGACGATATCCTCCGCACCGTGCTGGAAGATACCACGGGAGACCTCGTCGTGGTTAACCCGTCGGCCGACGCGATCGAGGAGTTCGTCCGCGTCGCCACCTCGTTCGACGGCGACCTGCCGAACGTGCGCATGCTCGCGGACGAACGAACGCTGAAGGACGTCATGGACGACTTCATCGTGGCGTCGAACGCGGCGGACCTCATCCACCAGGACGCGCTCGAACTGCGCACGATCGAGGAGAGCCCCGAGAATTCGCTGCTCGTCACCGAGGACGAGGTCGTGGCGCTCGTCCGCGCGGGCAACCGCGTCGGCGGTCTCTCGACGGACGACGAGGAGTTCGTGACGACGGCCTACGACGCGTACATGACGGAGTGGGAGGACGCCGAAGCGTTCACGCTCCGCACGCCGCCGATCAGTCGCGTCCGCGAAACGCTCGAATCCGACATCTCCCCGGAAGCCGAGGAGGACTTCGACAACATCCTCGCGTCGCTCGAGACGGCTCGCGGCGACGGCGACGGCCTCGACGAGGTCACGATCTCGCTCCTGGTCGCAGCGAAGAACGAGGCGCTGCTCTACGACATCAGCAAGTGGGGCGAGGACGTCGGCATCGCGTCGAAGGCGACGTTCTCCCGGACGAAGACGAAGCTCGAGGACATGGGCCTCATCGACACCGAGAAGGTGCCGATCGACGTCGGTCGACCGCGCCTGCGCCTGAAGATCGGCGACGACCGCCTGCGGAACGCCGACAACGGCCAGCTCGCGACGGTCGCGCAGTCCATCCTCAACTAG
- a CDS encoding DUF63 family protein has protein sequence MGQAWAVAVGALLAVFGLGSIVFPRTVYANFVWHYFWGPVYADAHGWSYAAWADGEQVRVSSSDVASGMGPVAEPGYTIYSEVGYAVILIVMLVGVALLLRRLDIERYRRLFYALFPFVPLGGALRVLEDANNVLPAEASAFALDYPANTLFISPLIYFTMFFLTLAALLVALWVHRNGYADTYEYPLAAMGTAMLAATLAAIFALAFTTEGLSPPRLEFYPIITVLTLTFATVATGGTWALLERFAPEVNEGTGYIGLVIIWGQSVDGVSNVIGLDWYDELVPVATADLDPKHPVNKFVQDFTGQVLPESITAVTGDAWTFLLVKLVAAVFVVWVFDEEIFEESPRFTFMLLLAILAVGLGPGTRDMLRATFLV, from the coding sequence ATGGGGCAGGCGTGGGCGGTGGCCGTCGGCGCGCTGCTCGCGGTGTTCGGCCTCGGATCGATCGTGTTCCCGCGAACCGTCTACGCGAACTTCGTTTGGCACTACTTCTGGGGGCCGGTGTACGCCGACGCCCACGGCTGGTCGTACGCGGCGTGGGCGGACGGCGAACAGGTGCGGGTGTCGTCGTCGGACGTCGCGAGCGGCATGGGGCCGGTCGCCGAACCCGGCTACACGATCTACTCGGAGGTCGGGTACGCCGTCATCCTGATCGTGATGCTGGTCGGCGTCGCGCTCCTGTTGCGCCGCCTCGATATCGAACGCTACCGGAGGCTGTTCTACGCGCTGTTCCCGTTCGTCCCGCTCGGTGGCGCGCTCCGCGTGCTCGAGGACGCGAACAACGTGTTGCCCGCGGAGGCGAGCGCGTTCGCGCTCGACTACCCCGCGAACACGCTGTTCATCAGTCCCCTCATCTACTTCACGATGTTCTTCCTCACCCTCGCCGCGCTCCTGGTCGCGCTCTGGGTGCATCGGAACGGGTACGCGGACACGTACGAGTACCCGCTCGCCGCGATGGGGACCGCGATGCTCGCCGCGACGCTCGCGGCCATCTTCGCGCTCGCGTTCACGACCGAGGGACTGTCGCCGCCGCGACTCGAGTTCTATCCGATCATCACGGTCCTCACGCTCACGTTCGCGACCGTCGCGACCGGCGGCACGTGGGCGCTCCTCGAGCGGTTCGCGCCCGAGGTGAACGAGGGCACGGGCTACATCGGGCTCGTCATCATCTGGGGGCAGTCGGTCGACGGCGTCTCGAACGTCATCGGCCTGGACTGGTACGACGAACTCGTCCCGGTCGCGACCGCCGACCTCGACCCCAAGCACCCCGTGAACAAGTTCGTGCAGGACTTCACGGGCCAGGTGCTCCCCGAGTCGATCACGGCCGTGACGGGCGACGCGTGGACGTTCCTCCTGGTGAAGCTCGTCGCAGCGGTGTTCGTCGTCTGGGTGTTCGACGAGGAGATATTCGAGGAGAGTCCGCGGTTCACGTTCATGCTCCTGCTCGCGATCCTCGCGGTCGGGCTCGGACCGGGGACGCGGGACATGCTCCGCGCCACCTTCCTCGTCTGA
- a CDS encoding DUF5518 domain-containing protein, with the protein MHSSGNTFMNAVVGAVVSLVLVVVPLSPAVGGATAGYLQRGSLRDGAKAGVVTGLFVSFPLFVAATALAPIALFAPAGVPSIPMNALAFVGLVAVIVLAYAVGGGALGGAVGAYLGAVRDDAAASADRDSTTTVGGVDDAGTATDD; encoded by the coding sequence ATGCACTCCTCGGGGAACACGTTCATGAACGCGGTCGTGGGCGCGGTGGTGTCGCTCGTGCTCGTCGTCGTCCCGCTGTCGCCCGCCGTCGGCGGCGCGACGGCCGGCTACCTCCAGCGCGGGTCGCTGCGGGACGGCGCGAAGGCCGGCGTCGTCACCGGTCTGTTCGTCTCGTTCCCGCTGTTCGTCGCCGCGACCGCACTCGCACCGATCGCGTTGTTCGCACCCGCCGGCGTCCCGTCGATCCCGATGAACGCGCTCGCGTTCGTCGGCCTGGTTGCCGTCATCGTGCTCGCGTACGCAGTCGGCGGCGGCGCACTCGGCGGCGCCGTCGGCGCGTACCTCGGCGCCGTCCGCGACGACGCCGCCGCGAGCGCCGACCGCGACTCGACGACGACCGTCGGCGGCGTCGACGACGCTGGCACCGCCACCGACGACTGA
- a CDS encoding DUF309 domain-containing protein: MDEHTNDPSIEAPVGNPTGWDPETGWEHATLRRAVEHGVGLFNDGAYHDSHDCFEDEWYNYGRGSRESMFLHGMVQVAAGTYKHVDFEDDDGMRSLFRTALQYFQGLPRDMYGVELLDVRTTMTNALSDPTVVEGWQIRLDGAAVEATDADYAYAEALE; the protein is encoded by the coding sequence ATGGACGAGCACACGAACGACCCGTCGATCGAGGCGCCGGTGGGAAACCCGACGGGGTGGGACCCCGAGACGGGGTGGGAGCACGCGACGCTCCGACGCGCCGTCGAGCACGGCGTGGGGCTCTTCAACGACGGCGCGTACCACGACTCCCACGATTGCTTCGAGGACGAGTGGTACAACTACGGCCGCGGGTCCCGCGAGTCGATGTTCCTACACGGGATGGTGCAGGTCGCCGCCGGCACCTACAAGCACGTCGACTTCGAGGACGACGACGGGATGCGGTCGCTGTTCCGCACCGCACTCCAGTACTTCCAGGGCCTGCCGAGGGACATGTACGGCGTCGAACTGCTGGACGTGCGGACGACGATGACGAACGCGCTCTCGGACCCGACCGTCGTCGAAGGCTGGCAGATCCGACTCGACGGCGCGGCCGTCGAGGCGACGGACGCGGACTACGCGTACGCCGAAGCGCTCGAGTAG
- a CDS encoding AI-2E family transporter: MLGGIDVSRSRAQWVVAGLLLALTIAFVLYSFVGTFVFGLFMYYATRPVYRRLKRRVRPPSLAAAIAIFTLALPFVLLAAYTIAIGLQELSAFTGQLRANNTTFGQYQGVLQPYFDVSQVAENPATLVEDSAGREAIQRIVVESQQYLFFIGNALLHLFIMAALAFYLLRDGSRLSQWTKANFGDDRGVMDAYFRAVDRDFSSIFFGNILNAFITGIIGTLAYSLLNVYAPGDLFVPYAALVGLLCGAASLIPVVGMKLVYFPVTAYLFVRAAMTDATGVLWFPVLFFAVSFLVVDVIPDLVLRPYVSGRNLHVGTVMFAYILGPLLFGWYGLFLGPVILVLGVHFARLVLPELLHDERLQPYAVDPTYFAGEAGPQSTTVGNASAREATIEGESVREASAQGESAVEDAPADVADVPVDDGAGSVPGGNDDA, translated from the coding sequence ATGCTCGGTGGGATCGACGTCAGTCGCTCGCGCGCCCAGTGGGTGGTCGCTGGACTCCTGCTCGCCCTGACCATCGCGTTCGTCCTGTACTCGTTCGTCGGCACGTTCGTGTTCGGGCTCTTCATGTACTACGCGACCCGGCCCGTCTACCGGCGACTCAAGCGCCGCGTCCGGCCGCCCAGTCTCGCCGCAGCGATCGCCATCTTCACGCTCGCACTCCCGTTCGTCCTCCTTGCAGCGTACACGATCGCCATCGGCCTCCAGGAACTCAGCGCGTTCACCGGACAGCTCCGTGCGAACAACACCACGTTCGGCCAGTACCAGGGTGTCCTCCAACCGTACTTCGACGTCTCCCAGGTCGCGGAGAACCCCGCGACGCTCGTCGAGGACAGCGCCGGTAGGGAGGCGATCCAGCGGATCGTCGTCGAGAGCCAGCAGTACCTGTTCTTCATCGGGAACGCACTCCTGCACCTGTTCATCATGGCTGCACTCGCGTTCTACCTCCTCAGGGACGGCAGTCGGCTCTCGCAGTGGACGAAGGCGAACTTCGGCGACGACCGCGGCGTCATGGACGCGTACTTCCGCGCCGTCGACCGCGACTTCTCCTCGATCTTCTTCGGGAACATCCTGAACGCGTTCATCACCGGTATCATCGGCACGCTCGCGTACAGCCTCCTCAACGTGTACGCCCCCGGCGACCTCTTCGTCCCGTACGCTGCACTCGTCGGCCTGCTCTGTGGCGCCGCGAGCCTCATCCCCGTCGTCGGCATGAAACTCGTCTACTTCCCCGTCACCGCGTACCTGTTCGTCCGCGCGGCGATGACGGATGCGACCGGCGTCCTCTGGTTCCCCGTCCTCTTCTTCGCCGTCTCGTTCCTCGTCGTCGACGTGATCCCCGACCTCGTCCTCCGCCCGTACGTCTCCGGTCGGAACCTCCACGTCGGCACCGTGATGTTCGCGTACATCCTCGGCCCGCTCCTGTTCGGCTGGTACGGCCTGTTCCTCGGGCCGGTGATCCTCGTCCTCGGCGTGCACTTCGCGCGGCTGGTGCTCCCCGAACTCCTGCACGACGAGCGACTCCAGCCGTACGCGGTCGACCCGACGTACTTCGCGGGAGAAGCGGGACCGCAATCGACGACCGTCGGTAATGCGTCCGCTCGCGAAGCGACCATCGAAGGAGAGTCGGTCCGTGAAGCGTCGGCCCAGGGGGAGTCCGCCGTCGAAGATGCCCCCGCGGACGTCGCGGACGTCCCGGTCGACGACGGCGCCGGCTCCGTCCCTGGCGGGAACGACGACGCCTGA
- a CDS encoding aspartate aminotransferase family protein: MDRETAVPDVDSMPGEKAKRWVDFHQQFAAPSTYVYDFVWDVTAESEGPFCVDVDGNVLMDFTSHVAAAPLGYNNPKIMDQLEGLDVFDPSKIAGQDFYASAGWPPEDPEHATPTQLMERITSALDHYDMDTVFLSNTGAEAVENAIKVAYQDRDAHRGVTFEGAFHGRTLGALSLNRSKTVHRKGYPEVPGIMSVPYCSCTDECECGWKTNGPGGNVLADRLHPERGNVDPSEVAYVILEPVQGEGGYRVPNDDFVADVARIRDEYGIHVISDEIQAGLGRTGEMWGIDHVDLEPDVVTSAKGLRVGATVANSDVFPEEKGRLSSTWGAGDVISAAQGVATLDAIHEYELLENARERGRQLRELVADADPDCITDVRGRALMFAVEFDTKDRREEVVKQALGRGLLTLGCGYKSLRLLPPLDVTEREIELGADIFLDAVDAAGRDAPLATSDASDVS; this comes from the coding sequence ATGGACCGAGAGACGGCCGTGCCCGACGTCGATTCGATGCCGGGCGAGAAGGCGAAACGATGGGTCGACTTTCATCAACAGTTTGCCGCGCCGAGCACGTACGTCTACGACTTCGTGTGGGACGTCACGGCCGAGTCCGAGGGCCCGTTCTGCGTCGACGTCGACGGGAACGTCCTCATGGACTTCACGAGTCACGTCGCCGCGGCACCGCTCGGGTACAACAACCCGAAGATCATGGACCAGCTCGAGGGGCTGGACGTCTTCGACCCCTCGAAGATCGCGGGGCAGGACTTCTACGCGAGCGCCGGCTGGCCGCCCGAGGACCCCGAGCACGCGACGCCGACGCAGCTGATGGAGCGGATCACGAGCGCGCTCGATCACTACGACATGGACACCGTCTTCCTGTCGAACACGGGCGCGGAAGCGGTCGAGAACGCGATCAAGGTCGCGTACCAGGACCGGGACGCCCATAGAGGCGTCACGTTCGAGGGCGCGTTCCACGGCCGGACGCTCGGCGCACTCAGCCTGAATCGCTCGAAGACCGTGCACCGGAAGGGCTACCCCGAGGTGCCGGGCATCATGTCTGTCCCGTACTGTTCGTGCACCGACGAGTGCGAGTGCGGCTGGAAGACGAACGGTCCAGGAGGGAACGTCCTCGCGGACAGACTCCACCCCGAGCGGGGGAACGTCGACCCGAGCGAGGTCGCGTACGTCATCCTCGAACCCGTCCAGGGCGAGGGCGGGTACCGCGTCCCGAACGACGACTTCGTCGCGGACGTCGCGCGCATCCGCGACGAGTACGGCATCCACGTCATCAGCGACGAGATCCAGGCCGGGCTCGGCCGCACGGGCGAGATGTGGGGGATCGACCACGTCGACCTCGAACCCGACGTCGTGACGAGCGCGAAGGGCCTGCGCGTCGGCGCGACGGTCGCCAACTCCGACGTCTTCCCCGAGGAGAAGGGACGGCTCTCCTCGACGTGGGGGGCGGGCGACGTCATCTCCGCGGCCCAGGGCGTGGCGACGCTCGACGCCATCCACGAGTACGAACTCCTCGAGAACGCGCGCGAACGCGGCCGCCAGCTCCGCGAACTCGTCGCGGACGCCGACCCCGACTGCATCACGGACGTTCGCGGGCGCGCGCTCATGTTCGCGGTCGAGTTCGACACCAAGGACCGCCGCGAGGAAGTGGTCAAGCAGGCGCTCGGCCGCGGCCTCCTCACGCTCGGCTGCGGGTACAAGAGCCTCCGACTCCTCCCGCCGCTGGACGTCACCGAGCGCGAGATCGAACTCGGCGCCGACATCTTCCTCGACGCCGTCGACGCCGCCGGCCGCGACGCACCGCTCGCGACCAGCGACGCGAGCGACGTCTCCTAG
- a CDS encoding PadR family transcriptional regulator, giving the protein MYDLTGFQRDLLYVIAGADEPHGLAIKEELEEYYEKEIHHGRLYPNLDTLVDKGLVEKGELDRRTNFYSLTRRGSREIDARREWEAQYVPDEAE; this is encoded by the coding sequence ATGTACGACCTGACAGGATTCCAGCGTGATCTGCTGTACGTCATCGCGGGGGCAGACGAACCACACGGACTGGCTATCAAGGAAGAACTCGAGGAGTACTACGAGAAAGAGATCCATCACGGGCGCCTCTACCCGAACCTCGACACGCTCGTCGACAAGGGCCTCGTCGAGAAGGGCGAACTCGACCGTCGAACGAACTTCTACTCGCTGACGCGACGCGGCAGTCGCGAGATCGATGCGCGACGAGAGTGGGAAGCCCAGTACGTACCCGACGAGGCCGAGTAG
- a CDS encoding Lrp/AsnC family transcriptional regulator: MELDETDRQILRILQEDARTPFSEVARRIDMSSATVHDRVNRMEDADVIEGYHAKVDPRAVGFGVSAIVGLRVEQGREKDTLDRLQAIDGVQEIHLTTGEWDVMARVYAADADALRELMFEEIAQMDGFSRSQTMVVLGTEHDSEELPV; encoded by the coding sequence ATGGAGCTCGACGAGACGGACCGACAGATCCTCCGCATCCTCCAGGAAGACGCCCGGACGCCGTTCTCGGAGGTGGCCAGGCGCATCGACATGTCGAGTGCGACCGTCCACGACCGCGTGAACCGCATGGAGGACGCCGACGTCATCGAGGGCTATCACGCCAAGGTCGACCCGCGGGCGGTCGGGTTCGGGGTGTCCGCGATCGTCGGCCTCCGCGTCGAACAGGGCCGGGAGAAGGACACGCTCGACCGCTTGCAGGCGATCGACGGCGTCCAGGAGATCCACTTGACGACCGGCGAGTGGGACGTGATGGCGCGCGTGTACGCCGCGGACGCCGACGCGCTCCGCGAACTCATGTTCGAGGAGATCGCGCAGATGGACGGCTTTTCGCGCTCGCAGACGATGGTCGTCCTCGGAACCGAGCACGACTCCGAGGAACTCCCGGTCTGA
- a CDS encoding DUF4010 domain-containing protein: MNWFVLQLAEAPLSSPVVRLVLAAALGLFLGLEREWSQKSAGVRTFSLIALLGAVFALLADDLAYGTSLVVVGGVLVIAQGVLLAVRGLVDDDQSGLSLTTSVSMLVAYGVGAMVASGYVLEGVTVAVISSLLLVLKRELHAFADNLSREEVRSATEFAILAFVVYPLLPSGTVEFSYPPLGLEPIAIEPQIVWLMVVTVAGIGIVNYAVVLTYGGRGIAITGFFGGLASSTAVVGTMLDHVRDDENATTYAVAAILLANAAMASRNLVIAVAFTLSAGVLVGAIVPLVVVIVGSFAIAAATADWSETVEIDLESPFSLRYVLGFGAVFLVVLVVGSVAQAQVGAGAFVATAFVTGLVSSAGATTSAVLLFRAGTIDEPATVLAVLLATASSIGVKSLLTWTSPNREFAHRVATYSTGLLAAAGAAAALVIV; encoded by the coding sequence GTGAACTGGTTCGTCCTGCAGCTCGCCGAGGCGCCCCTGTCCAGTCCGGTCGTTCGACTGGTGCTCGCCGCGGCGCTCGGACTCTTCCTCGGACTCGAACGCGAGTGGTCCCAGAAGTCCGCCGGCGTCCGAACGTTCTCCCTCATCGCCCTCCTCGGCGCCGTCTTCGCCCTCCTCGCCGACGACCTCGCGTACGGCACCTCCCTCGTCGTCGTCGGCGGCGTCCTCGTCATCGCCCAGGGCGTCCTCCTCGCCGTCCGCGGCCTCGTCGACGACGACCAGTCCGGACTCTCGCTGACCACGTCCGTCTCCATGCTCGTCGCGTACGGCGTCGGCGCGATGGTCGCGAGCGGGTACGTCCTCGAGGGCGTCACCGTCGCCGTCATCTCCTCGCTCCTCCTCGTCCTCAAGCGCGAACTCCACGCGTTCGCCGACAACCTCTCCCGCGAAGAGGTCCGCTCCGCGACCGAGTTCGCCATCCTCGCGTTCGTCGTCTACCCCCTGCTACCATCCGGCACCGTCGAGTTCTCGTACCCGCCACTTGGCCTCGAACCGATCGCCATCGAACCACAGATCGTCTGGCTGATGGTCGTCACCGTCGCCGGCATCGGCATCGTGAACTACGCCGTCGTCCTCACGTACGGCGGCCGCGGCATCGCCATCACGGGATTCTTCGGTGGCCTCGCGTCCTCGACCGCGGTCGTCGGAACGATGCTCGATCACGTCCGCGACGACGAGAACGCGACGACGTACGCCGTCGCCGCCATCCTCCTCGCGAACGCCGCGATGGCCAGCCGCAACCTCGTCATCGCCGTCGCGTTCACGCTCTCCGCGGGCGTCCTCGTCGGCGCGATCGTCCCGCTCGTGGTGGTTATCGTCGGATCGTTCGCCATCGCCGCAGCGACCGCCGACTGGTCCGAGACCGTCGAGATCGACCTCGAATCGCCGTTCAGTCTCCGGTACGTGCTCGGGTTCGGGGCGGTGTTCCTCGTCGTCCTCGTCGTCGGGAGCGTTGCGCAAGCACAGGTCGGCGCGGGCGCGTTCGTCGCCACCGCGTTCGTCACCGGACTCGTGTCCTCCGCCGGCGCGACGACCTCGGCCGTGCTCCTGTTCCGCGCGGGCACCATCGACGAGCCCGCGACGGTGCTCGCCGTCCTCCTCGCGACCGCCTCCTCCATCGGCGTCAAGAGCCTCCTGACGTGGACGAGTCCGAACCGCGAGTTCGCCCACCGCGTCGCGACGTACTCCACCGGCCTGCTCGCCGCCGCCGGCGCCGCCGCTGCACTCGTCATCGTCTGA
- a CDS encoding amphi-Trp domain-containing protein, which yields MPEEVLFETESHMSREDIAAVLRNAADKLDAGDAITLSAGSDSITVTPPATPEFEVKVERETSTGADTGELSVEFELEWDENQSGSDGTDGTLSVE from the coding sequence ATGCCAGAAGAGGTACTCTTCGAGACCGAATCGCACATGAGCCGCGAGGACATCGCCGCCGTCCTCCGGAACGCCGCCGACAAACTCGACGCAGGGGACGCCATCACCCTCAGCGCCGGCAGCGACTCCATCACGGTCACGCCACCCGCCACGCCCGAGTTCGAGGTGAAGGTCGAACGCGAGACCAGCACCGGCGCCGACACCGGCGAACTCAGCGTCGAATTCGAACTCGAGTGGGACGAGAACCAGAGCGGGAGCGACGGCACGGACGGCACGCTCAGCGTCGAGTAA
- a CDS encoding YcaO-like family protein, which yields MHVLLAGDGPAVDAVAAALADVDCDVERADADAVGDADLGVVVDEVGASAFAAANDAALSTGATWLAVELGGVGGHALADVDAAVSGFGPETGCFECLASRVAANRSPEAGTNGDAHDEGSLDASASRFAGALAGREAASLAAGQSSEAGESSGASESAVLGAVFELPHAEREFLPVPGCGCDDDERDRRVRTDYREADLDVALAAAERGLDERVGLVAEVGEAESYPAPYYLARTCDTSAFAAARAAPQSAGVDADWNAAFMKALGEGLERYCAGVYDAGDFETAPPAVVDGGVTPGDVVRDADAPAVDPEDPIRWVPGVDLDAREERFLAAELVQFPPPEERYATAITTGLGLGSSGADALAAGLTEVVERDATILAWYSTFEPLELRVDAEGYRTLAKRARSEGLEVTALLVTQDVDVPVVAVAVHREDGDWPQFAVGSDAALDPERAATDALAEALQNWMELRGMGRSTASAEDGAIGAFADFPQAASAFLDASGPVPAGSVGPDAVPSGEARVDALVDAVVDAGLTPYAARVTTRDVDEMGFEAVRVVVPGAQPLFTDDPAFGERARTVPASLGFEPRLDRRHHPYP from the coding sequence ATGCACGTACTGCTCGCCGGGGATGGACCGGCGGTGGACGCGGTGGCGGCGGCGCTCGCGGACGTGGACTGCGACGTCGAGCGCGCGGACGCGGACGCGGTGGGTGACGCCGACCTCGGGGTGGTCGTGGACGAGGTCGGCGCGAGCGCGTTCGCGGCGGCGAACGACGCGGCACTCTCGACCGGTGCGACGTGGCTCGCGGTCGAGCTCGGTGGCGTCGGCGGGCACGCGCTCGCGGACGTGGACGCGGCGGTCTCCGGGTTCGGTCCCGAGACGGGCTGCTTCGAGTGCCTCGCGTCGCGCGTCGCGGCCAACCGGTCGCCGGAAGCTGGCACGAACGGCGACGCCCACGACGAGGGATCGTTGGACGCGAGCGCGTCGCGGTTCGCTGGCGCGCTCGCTGGACGGGAAGCGGCGTCGCTCGCAGCGGGGCAATCGTCGGAAGCGGGCGAGTCGTCCGGTGCGAGCGAGTCGGCGGTCCTCGGAGCCGTGTTCGAGCTCCCCCACGCCGAGCGCGAGTTCCTGCCGGTGCCCGGCTGTGGCTGCGACGACGACGAGCGCGACAGGCGGGTTCGCACGGACTATCGCGAGGCCGACCTCGACGTGGCGCTCGCGGCCGCCGAGCGCGGCCTCGACGAGCGCGTCGGTCTGGTCGCGGAGGTCGGCGAGGCGGAGTCGTACCCGGCGCCGTACTACCTGGCGCGGACCTGCGACACGTCGGCGTTCGCCGCGGCACGCGCGGCACCACAGAGCGCGGGCGTGGACGCGGACTGGAACGCGGCGTTCATGAAGGCCCTCGGCGAGGGCTTGGAGCGGTACTGCGCTGGCGTCTACGACGCCGGCGACTTCGAGACCGCCCCGCCGGCGGTCGTCGACGGTGGCGTGACGCCCGGCGACGTGGTGCGGGACGCCGACGCGCCCGCGGTCGACCCCGAGGACCCCATCCGGTGGGTGCCCGGCGTCGACCTCGACGCCCGCGAGGAGCGGTTCCTCGCGGCGGAGCTCGTCCAGTTCCCGCCGCCGGAGGAGCGCTACGCGACCGCGATCACGACCGGGCTCGGGCTCGGTTCGTCGGGCGCGGACGCACTCGCGGCCGGGCTCACGGAGGTCGTCGAACGGGACGCGACGATACTCGCGTGGTACTCGACGTTCGAGCCCCTGGAGTTGCGCGTCGACGCCGAAGGGTACCGGACGCTGGCGAAGCGAGCGCGCAGCGAGGGGCTGGAGGTGACGGCGCTGCTCGTCACGCAGGACGTGGACGTGCCCGTCGTCGCCGTCGCGGTGCATCGCGAGGACGGCGACTGGCCGCAGTTCGCGGTCGGGTCGGACGCGGCACTGGACCCGGAGCGGGCGGCGACGGACGCGCTCGCGGAGGCGCTCCAGAACTGGATGGAGCTGCGCGGGATGGGGCGGTCGACGGCGAGCGCGGAGGACGGCGCGATCGGGGCGTTCGCGGACTTCCCGCAGGCCGCGAGCGCGTTCCTGGACGCGTCCGGGCCGGTGCCGGCTGGGAGCGTCGGCCCCGACGCGGTGCCGTCGGGCGAGGCCAGGGTCGACGCGCTCGTGGACGCCGTCGTCGACGCCGGGCTGACGCCGTACGCTGCAAGGGTGACGACGCGGGACGTCGACGAGATGGGGTTCGAGGCGGTCCGCGTGGTCGTCCCCGGCGCGCAACCGCTGTTCACGGACGACCCCGCGTTCGGCGAGCGCGCCCGGACGGTCCCGGCGTCGCTCGGGTTCGAGCCGCGACTCGACCGCCGCCACCACCCCTATCCCTGA